One genomic window of Salvia miltiorrhiza cultivar Shanhuang (shh) chromosome 4, IMPLAD_Smil_shh, whole genome shotgun sequence includes the following:
- the LOC131020047 gene encoding uncharacterized protein LOC131020047, with the protein MSSTESDYDGEEQPVERGHRPSTSRREKYPTPNPPPRHVWLRPCMQGYAGRINHYVKDTTLKEVETCLTHYQRLEQFNQGPFGHLLQLKRQDSANAALHHLLARELYDEAFGPWEKWFHVGGHDIRFGAVEYCLVTGLCFGPSPQRFDPDVDHRVGKQSLWHRVLKGKKVEVKDLRKRFVSRSLGNSAQDYLKAANILVAYDLIFCRDYKYVHEWVWALVEEDQAWSDFPWGSYSFQILCHGMSVLKKHPNEITGNRKTYHFYGPIWALQIWSYEAIPRLGRACGMRDTRLQMPRLVNWTTWKSASDFTHFFDAHEAECHRTLEPVEEENDSFYLQTLRHPEPFSVRYHPGGKYAGLTEPVVPEPPPPVRPPPVQRSISRAERTREKQPVPVPRSSSRAERAREKQPVPVHVERHRQTYEEPSGSPSKRRRSEEFDDREPQADRDEDYWRRRDEDLIARITQEQIRTVVPEMRREIRRELVDDDSEHGLVAKITKKVIAAVKDIFGRRSSSRRHRSSSSHASRHRHQSEEYDQPSPSRRRSTSHIPSPRRSEREDPPHVSHRHSVGDMDPPRGSQRRSERGEDPPRASQRRSASRHSEREASMRRSASHHGEGQTSLRRSASRHSDRPGPSAGYHSPETPAPKAGDLSDDLNFSWTSSEEEAGDRERPQLVIDPDLPYGKALVKAKKRGFKAFMRSPPGTYVQVIETGWVMSQELFHRILNPRVEFDGEILDLWNLKALRRLRQNQQWIARGETRLVAGVTRERTPIAFLDFYETLFREFRSLHPDEQDWDNIRDRHGYEEWVVPEKLIAMFHGTDSGHTWPWLEAKEIFAMCNLDKSHWCTVVISISAWEVRVYDSLIHVQGARKRRENAMKPITRLMPKLLHTVGYYAHNTAVRYVAAPDRPMKVVIMPIREQFIQEDSVSCGVFACAYLDRLICGAPTREQLRTPAQIQKFRQIIAIRIWELCTDPPPIHFS; encoded by the exons ATGAGTTCAACGGAATCAGATTACGATGGGGAAGAACAGCCTGTAGAACGAGGCCATCGCCCGAGTACATCGAGGAGGGAAAAATACCCGACGCCGAATCCG CCTCCGAGGCATGTTTGGTTACGTCCGTGCATGCAAGGTTATGCCGGACGAATCAATCACTATGTGAAGGACACGACACTGAAGGAAGTGGAGACCTGTCTGACGCACTACCAGCGATTGGAACAATTTAATCAAGGTCCGTTTGGGCATTTACTTCAGTTGAAGAGGCAGGATAGTGCGAATGCCGCACTGCACCATCTTCTTGCACGGGAGTTGTATGACGAAGCATTCGGTCCGTGGGAGAAGTGGTTCCACGTTGGTGGACACGACATTCGATTCGGTGCAGTGGAGTATTGTCTGGTGACGGGGTTGTGTTTCGGGCCATCCCCGCAGCGTTTTGATCCTGATGTGGATCACCGTGTTGGGAAGCAGAGTCTATGGCACCGAGTTTTGAAAGGCAAGAAGGTGGAAGTGAAGGATCTGCGGAAGCGGTTCGTGAGCCGCAGTCTGGGCAACAGTGCCCAGGATTATTTGAAGGCGGCCAATATTCTCGTGGCGTATGATCTCATCTTCTGTCGGGATTATAAATACGTGCACGAGTGGGTGTGGGCACTGGTAGAGGAAGATCAGGCATGGTCCGACTTCCCGTGGGGCTCTTACTCATTCCAGATTTTGTGTCATGGGATGAGTGTGTTGAAGAAGCATCCCAACGAGATTACCGGTAATAGGAAGACGTACCACTTCTATGGGCCCATATGGGCATTACAGATTTGGTCGTACGAGGCCATTCCGAGGTTGGGCCGCGCGTGTGGGATGCGTGACACGAGGTTGCAGATGCCACGATTGGTGAACTGGACGACTTGGAAGTCGGCTTCTGACTTCACCCACTTTTTTGATGCTCATGag GCTGAGTGTCACCGGACACTCGAACCGGTCGAGGAGGAgaatgattcattttatttgcAGACCCTGAGGCATCCAGAGCCCTTTTCTGTACGATACCATCCCGGAGGGAAATACGCTGGCTTGACAGAGCCAGTTGTACCGGAGCCGCCTCCTCCTGTTAGGCCTCCCCCTGTGCAGAGGAGTATCTCACGAGCAGAGAGGACTCGTGAGAAGCAGCCTGTCCCTGTCCCGAGGAGTAGCTCACGGGCAGAGAGGGCTCGTGAGAAGCAGCCTGTCCCTGTCCATGTCGAGCGACATAGGCAGACGTATGAGGAGCCAAGTGGCAGCCCGTCGAAGCGGCGCAGGTCAGAGGAGTTTGATGATCGCGAGCCTCAGGCAGACCGAGATGAGGATTATTGGAGGCGACGCGATGAGGACCTGATTGCCCGTATCACACAGGAGCAGATCCGGACTGTGGTCCCAGAGATGCGGCGCGAGATACGTCGCGAGCTTGTAGACGACGACTCTGAGCATGGACTGGTCGCCAAAATTACGAAGAAGGTCATAGCCGCTGTGAAGGACATCTTTGGGAGACGTTCTTCTTCGAGGAGGCATAGATCATCATCCAGCCATGCCAGTCGTCATAGACATCAGAGTGAGGAGTACGACCAGCCGAGCCCCAGTCGCAGACGGTCTACATCTCACATTCCTAGTCCTAGGCGATCAGAGCGTGAGGATCCACCTCATGTTAGCCATAGGCACTCAGTTGGAGACATGGATCCGCCTCGTGGCAGTCAGAGACGCTCAGAGCGTGGAGAGGATCCACCCCGTGCGAGTCAGCGGCGATCTGCCTCACGTCACAGTGAGAGGGAGGCATCTATGAGGCGATCAGCCTCACATCATGGTGAGGGGCAGACATCTTTGAGGCGATCCGCCTCACGTCACAGTGATCGCCCAGGGCCATCGGCTGGTTACCACAGTCCAGAGACCCCTGCGCCTAAGGCGGGGGATTTAAGTGATGATCTGAATTTTTCCTGGACGTCGTCAGAGGAGGAGGCGGGTGATCGAGAGAGGCCTCAATTGGTTATTGACCCGGACTTGCCGTATGGTAAGGCCCTGGTGAAGGCGAAGAAGCGGGGCTTCAAGGCGTTTATGAGATCGCCGCCGGGTACTTATGTGCAAGTGATCGAGACGGGTTGGGTGATGTCGCAGGAGCTATTCCACAGGATTCTGAATCCTCGCGTGGAGTTCGACGGGGAG ATATTAGACCTCTGGAATCTGAAGGCTCTCCGACGGCTCCGTCAAAATCAGCAGTGGATAGCTCGGGGAGAGACGAGGCTCGTTGCAGGCGTGACACGGGAGAGAACGCCGATAGCTTTTCTGGATTTTTAT GAGACCCTTTTCAGAGAGTTCAGGTCGTTGCATCCGGATGAGCAAGATTGGGACAACATTCGGGATCGACACGGATACGAGGAGTGGGTGGTGCCCGAAAAGCTGATCGCCATGTTTCATGGAACTGATTCAGGCCATACATGGCCTTGGTTGGAAGCGAAAGAG ATTTTTGCTATGTGCAATCTCGATAAGAGTCATTGGTGTACTGTGGTTATATCTATCTCCGCATGGGAGGTGAGAGTGTATGACTCACTGATACATGTGCAAGGTGCACGAAAGCGTCGAGAAAATGCAATGAAGCCAATCACTCGCCTGATGCCTAAATTGCTGCACACTGTGGGTTATTATGCACACAATACCGCGGTGAGGTATGTTGCCGCTCCAGATAGGCCTATGAAAGTCGTCATTATGCCAATCAGAGAGCAATTCATCCAAGAAGATAGTGTAAGTTGTGGTGTGTTTGCATGTGCCTATCTGGATCGTTTGATTTGTGGCGCACCAACACGTGAGCAGCTGAGGACACCCGCACAGATACAAAAGTTTCGACAAATTATAGCTATTAGGATATGGGAGTTGTGTACGGATCCTCCCCCTATTCATTTCAGTTGA
- the LOC131020056 gene encoding uncharacterized protein LOC131020056 encodes MECSRISLLLIFLISAVPRRSHQSFDHAISPSPAPLPWTSSPAPESLNCDHVSNKCQIQNCSLTACVPFLGSQTLYIVILNGGETSLQLNIVVLPANMTLDSVVSEHQVKKVDLPSNTRGDSSILLSVGDGECSIHLGSLIPQAFYPSYITPLHGIYILFAATLSIGGSWACCRLAKRRGRLDGVPYHELEMDQRESDQGWGQNWDEEWDDEENGVRSPATIHTRKVPLSSM; translated from the exons ATGGAATGTTCAAGGATATCCCTCCTCCTAATTTTCCTGATTTCTGCCGTCCCTCGTCGCTCCCACCAATCATTTGACCACGCG ATATCTCCGTCGCCGGCACCACTCCCGTGGACAAGTTCTCCGGCGCCTGAGAGTTTAAATTGCGATCACGTCTCTAACAAGTGTCAAATCCAGAATTGCAGTCTTACTGCCTGCGTGCCTTTTCTTG GATCTCAAACCTTGTATATCGTTATCCTTAATGGTGGTGAGACCTCTCTTCAACTAAACATTGTTGTCCTTCCAGCAAACATGACCCTGGATTCAGTAGTATCAGAACATCAAGTAAAGAAG GTAGACTTGCCATCAAACACAAGAGGAGATTCTTCGATTCTGCTAAGTGTTGGAGATGGGGAATGCTCAATCCATTTGGGGTCTTTGATACCACAAGCCTTCTACCCCAGTTACATCACACCACTCCATGGAATATACATATTGTTTGCAGCCACCCTTAGCATCGGAGGGAGTTGGGCTTGCTGTAGGTTGGCGAAAAGGAGAGGCCGTCTCGACGGAGTTCCATACCACGAACTTGAAATGGATCAGCGGGAGTCGGATCAAGGTTGGGGTCAGAACTGGGATGAGGAGTGGGATGATGAAGAAAATGGAGTGAGATCACCAGCTACTATCCACACTCGAAAGGTGCCTCTTTCAAGTATGTAG
- the LOC131020049 gene encoding uncharacterized protein LOC131020049 isoform X1, producing the protein MILRLFLACLYIQLMYWGTRFPVCVFKCCIFVVLKQMSFQAIVIRHSGQWKLTEYEGGDEVVVYMSKEDLCHAKLMQEVHDQLNEDGRSTYMLFYTSTTDEGRRIKVALKTDSDLNRLISEHKKYPVVYVIEKGKQSAAPIPHTQERVYYEGHRSTVFPIETDVGRSIPTHDDSRDDSSSQEEEDESESSDEEEEAIRRREILDSVSTEQEAWRQTGPQNFTSDDQPDVEPRVGVQQLEARDWGIPVLDFDDAPALGWEDSNVLESGILSVGALFRSKDDLAIAVGLYHMENHVEYAVHRSSTTRLWFVCKHGNGCPFMLRAVQSASIWRVIKVVMDHTCHTDLNRTAPRQIPARVVGRYFARKLVGEGVVLKPKEMMSEMQRLFGIEINYSFALRARNIAIEMTYGDFGNSYQMLPSYLYMLRMSNPGTLYDLEMKDDGKFHHMFVALGQSVAAFEKGYLRPVIVVDGTHLKGRNGGILFIAVTKDGNEAIFPLAVGLGPIENDESWTWFFHRLRTCFGQPDDLLIVSDQHKSIRNAVECIYPNVPHGLCYYHIQKNLAHYGQHVAAVFKAAAYSYRSDDFQRNFSALQVLKVNAYTRLDTIGVERWARSKCPVRRTSFMTSNAAETMNSRLLWARRLPVASLIETYRAIMEKWFDRRRISAASRSHELTEVVEGKLHVAVEAGRQLAVRGTTTHMFSVEDDHAFYIVDLENRTCSCAQFDLDDIPCRHACAAIRRAGLQVTDFVGGYFKQSVLLATYMERIVPVPHPTYWNVPDEISAYVVKPPDITVHAGRPKLSRARSAVEGPPNSGPPNSGTPNSRPQVCSRCKGGGHNARRCKAQVGPLDLNVPVEGVEQPPDARRRRKKKCGICRSGTHTRNACPQNVGS; encoded by the exons ATGATTTTGAGGTTATTTTTAGCATGTTTGTATATTCAGTTGATGTATTGGGGTACACGGTTTCCtgtttgtgtatttaaatgTTGTATTTTTGTCGTTTTGAAGCAGATGTCGTTTCAAGCAATCGTTATACGGCACAGTGGTCAGTGGAAATTAACCGAGTATGAAGGAGGCGATGAGGTTGTCGTGTACATGTCTAAGGAAGACCTTTGTCATGCGAAATTGATGCAAGAGGTGCACGATCAATTAAACGAGGATGGTCGATCCACTTATATGCTTTTCTACACATCGACCACGGACGAAGGGCGAAGAATAAAAGTGGCTTTGAAGACTGATTCGGATTTGAACCGACTGATTTCCGAGCATAAGAAATATCCCGTTGTTTACGTGATCGAGAAGGGCAAACAATCTGCGGCTCCGATTCCTCATACTCAAGAGCGGGTATATTATGAGGGACATCGGTCTACTGTGTTTCCTATCGAGACGGACGTTGGAAGAAGTATCCCTACACACGATGATAGTAGGGACGATTCATCGTCgcaggaggaggaagacgagtccgagtcttcggatgaggaagaagaggcgATACGACGCAGAGAGATATTGGATTCAGTGTCGACTGAACAGGAAGCGTGGAGACAGACAGGGCCTCAGAATTTCACATCGGATGATCAGCCCGATGTCGAGCCTCGTGTTGGAGTTCAGCAGCTTGAGGCACGTGACTGGGGGATTCCAGTCCTCGATTTTGACGATGCGCCGGCATTAGGTTGGGAGGATTCTAACGTATTGGAGAGCGGGATATTATCAGTGGGGGCTCTATTCCGGTCGAAGGATGATTTGGCAATCGCTGTTGGCCTGTACCATATGGAGAATCACGTGGAGTACGCCGTGCATCGTTCCAGTACGACCCGTTTGTGGTTTGTTTGCAAGCATGGCAACGGTTGTCCGTTCATGCTGCGAGCCGTTCAGAGTGCATCGATCTGGAGAGTGATCAAGGTGGTGATGGATCATACCTGCCACACGGATTTGAATCGCACTGCCCCGAGACAGATTCCGGCGAGGGTTGTTGGAAGATATTTTGCACGGAAATTGGTAGGCGAGGGGGTCGTTTTGAAGCCGAAGGAGATGATGTCAGAGATGCAGCGCTTATTCGGTATTGAGATCAATTACAGCTTCGCTCTCCGCGCAAGAAACATCGCGATTGAGATGACGTATGGTGATTTTGGGAACTCGTATCAGATGCTCCCATCGTATTTGTATATGCTGAGAATGAGTAATCCCGGCACATTATACGACCTTGAGATGAAGGATGATGGCAAGTTCCATCATATGTTTGTTGCACTTGGACAGAGCGTGGCTGCCTTTGAGAAGGGTTACTTGAGGCCGGTCATCGTCGTAGACGGGACCCATCTGAAGGGAAGGAACGGCGGCATTTTGTTCATCGCTGTTACAAAGGATGGGAACGAAGCAATATTTCCTCTCGCAGTTGGGCTTGGTCCTATCGAGAACGACGAGTCTTGGACTTGGTTCTTCCACCGACTGCGGACTTGCTTTGGTCAGCCGGATGATCTCTTGATTGTGTCTGATCAGCACAAGAGCATCAGAAATGCTGTGGAGTGTATCTACCCGAACGTCCCTCACGGGTTGTGCTATTACCATATCCAGAAGAATCTCGCGCATTATGGGCAGCATGTAGCTGCAGTCTTCAAAGCAGCGGCATATTCCTATCGATCAGACGATTTTCAAAGGAATTTTTCTGCGCTTCAAGTACTGAAAGTCAACGCGTACACACGCCTCGACACTATTGGTGTGGAGAGATGGGCCAGGTCCAAGTGCCCTGTACGACGCACGAGCTTCATGACGTCGAATGCTGCCGAGACGATGAACAGTAGACTGTTGTGGGCACGACGCCTCCCGGTTGCTTCATTGATCGAGACCTATCGAGCCATTATGGAGAAATGGTTCGATAGGCGACGCATCTCGGCTGCATCGAGGTCACATGAGTTGACTGAGGTAGTAGAGGGAAAGTTGCATGTGGCTGTCGAAGCGGGTCGGCAATTGGCTGTTCGAGGGACGACGACGCACATGtttagtgttgaggatgatCATGCATTCTACATTGTCGATCTCGAGAATCGGACTTGTAGTTGTGCTCAGTTCGACCTGGATGACATTCCGTGTCGTCATGCTTGTGCCGCTATTAG GCGTGCAGGACTGCAAGTCACGGATTTTGTTGGAGGATATTTCAAACAATCCGTGCTGTTGGCCACATATATGGAGCGTATTGTTCCCGTTCCACATCCTACGTATTGGAATGTGCCCGATGAGATATCAGCCTATGTTGTGAAACCCCCGGATATCACGGTCCATGCGGGACGGCCGAAGTTGAGTAGGGCTCGTTCAGCAGTTGAGGGTCCTCCTAATTCGGGTCCTCCTAATTCGGGTACTCCTAATTCTCGACCTCAAGTATGCTCACGTTGCAAGGGTGGAGGTCACAATGCCCGGAGATGCAAAGCGCAAGTGGGACCATTGGACTTGAACGTGCCGGTGGAAGGTGTCGAGCAACCACCCGATGCACGAAGGCGGCGAAAGAAGAAATGCGGCATTTGTAGGAGTGGAACACACACTAGGAATGCATGTCCTCAAAATGTTGGGTCGTGA
- the LOC131020049 gene encoding uncharacterized protein LOC131020049 isoform X2, with translation MSFQAIVIRHSGQWKLTEYEGGDEVVVYMSKEDLCHAKLMQEVHDQLNEDGRSTYMLFYTSTTDEGRRIKVALKTDSDLNRLISEHKKYPVVYVIEKGKQSAAPIPHTQERVYYEGHRSTVFPIETDVGRSIPTHDDSRDDSSSQEEEDESESSDEEEEAIRRREILDSVSTEQEAWRQTGPQNFTSDDQPDVEPRVGVQQLEARDWGIPVLDFDDAPALGWEDSNVLESGILSVGALFRSKDDLAIAVGLYHMENHVEYAVHRSSTTRLWFVCKHGNGCPFMLRAVQSASIWRVIKVVMDHTCHTDLNRTAPRQIPARVVGRYFARKLVGEGVVLKPKEMMSEMQRLFGIEINYSFALRARNIAIEMTYGDFGNSYQMLPSYLYMLRMSNPGTLYDLEMKDDGKFHHMFVALGQSVAAFEKGYLRPVIVVDGTHLKGRNGGILFIAVTKDGNEAIFPLAVGLGPIENDESWTWFFHRLRTCFGQPDDLLIVSDQHKSIRNAVECIYPNVPHGLCYYHIQKNLAHYGQHVAAVFKAAAYSYRSDDFQRNFSALQVLKVNAYTRLDTIGVERWARSKCPVRRTSFMTSNAAETMNSRLLWARRLPVASLIETYRAIMEKWFDRRRISAASRSHELTEVVEGKLHVAVEAGRQLAVRGTTTHMFSVEDDHAFYIVDLENRTCSCAQFDLDDIPCRHACAAIRRAGLQVTDFVGGYFKQSVLLATYMERIVPVPHPTYWNVPDEISAYVVKPPDITVHAGRPKLSRARSAVEGPPNSGPPNSGTPNSRPQVCSRCKGGGHNARRCKAQVGPLDLNVPVEGVEQPPDARRRRKKKCGICRSGTHTRNACPQNVGS, from the exons ATGTCGTTTCAAGCAATCGTTATACGGCACAGTGGTCAGTGGAAATTAACCGAGTATGAAGGAGGCGATGAGGTTGTCGTGTACATGTCTAAGGAAGACCTTTGTCATGCGAAATTGATGCAAGAGGTGCACGATCAATTAAACGAGGATGGTCGATCCACTTATATGCTTTTCTACACATCGACCACGGACGAAGGGCGAAGAATAAAAGTGGCTTTGAAGACTGATTCGGATTTGAACCGACTGATTTCCGAGCATAAGAAATATCCCGTTGTTTACGTGATCGAGAAGGGCAAACAATCTGCGGCTCCGATTCCTCATACTCAAGAGCGGGTATATTATGAGGGACATCGGTCTACTGTGTTTCCTATCGAGACGGACGTTGGAAGAAGTATCCCTACACACGATGATAGTAGGGACGATTCATCGTCgcaggaggaggaagacgagtccgagtcttcggatgaggaagaagaggcgATACGACGCAGAGAGATATTGGATTCAGTGTCGACTGAACAGGAAGCGTGGAGACAGACAGGGCCTCAGAATTTCACATCGGATGATCAGCCCGATGTCGAGCCTCGTGTTGGAGTTCAGCAGCTTGAGGCACGTGACTGGGGGATTCCAGTCCTCGATTTTGACGATGCGCCGGCATTAGGTTGGGAGGATTCTAACGTATTGGAGAGCGGGATATTATCAGTGGGGGCTCTATTCCGGTCGAAGGATGATTTGGCAATCGCTGTTGGCCTGTACCATATGGAGAATCACGTGGAGTACGCCGTGCATCGTTCCAGTACGACCCGTTTGTGGTTTGTTTGCAAGCATGGCAACGGTTGTCCGTTCATGCTGCGAGCCGTTCAGAGTGCATCGATCTGGAGAGTGATCAAGGTGGTGATGGATCATACCTGCCACACGGATTTGAATCGCACTGCCCCGAGACAGATTCCGGCGAGGGTTGTTGGAAGATATTTTGCACGGAAATTGGTAGGCGAGGGGGTCGTTTTGAAGCCGAAGGAGATGATGTCAGAGATGCAGCGCTTATTCGGTATTGAGATCAATTACAGCTTCGCTCTCCGCGCAAGAAACATCGCGATTGAGATGACGTATGGTGATTTTGGGAACTCGTATCAGATGCTCCCATCGTATTTGTATATGCTGAGAATGAGTAATCCCGGCACATTATACGACCTTGAGATGAAGGATGATGGCAAGTTCCATCATATGTTTGTTGCACTTGGACAGAGCGTGGCTGCCTTTGAGAAGGGTTACTTGAGGCCGGTCATCGTCGTAGACGGGACCCATCTGAAGGGAAGGAACGGCGGCATTTTGTTCATCGCTGTTACAAAGGATGGGAACGAAGCAATATTTCCTCTCGCAGTTGGGCTTGGTCCTATCGAGAACGACGAGTCTTGGACTTGGTTCTTCCACCGACTGCGGACTTGCTTTGGTCAGCCGGATGATCTCTTGATTGTGTCTGATCAGCACAAGAGCATCAGAAATGCTGTGGAGTGTATCTACCCGAACGTCCCTCACGGGTTGTGCTATTACCATATCCAGAAGAATCTCGCGCATTATGGGCAGCATGTAGCTGCAGTCTTCAAAGCAGCGGCATATTCCTATCGATCAGACGATTTTCAAAGGAATTTTTCTGCGCTTCAAGTACTGAAAGTCAACGCGTACACACGCCTCGACACTATTGGTGTGGAGAGATGGGCCAGGTCCAAGTGCCCTGTACGACGCACGAGCTTCATGACGTCGAATGCTGCCGAGACGATGAACAGTAGACTGTTGTGGGCACGACGCCTCCCGGTTGCTTCATTGATCGAGACCTATCGAGCCATTATGGAGAAATGGTTCGATAGGCGACGCATCTCGGCTGCATCGAGGTCACATGAGTTGACTGAGGTAGTAGAGGGAAAGTTGCATGTGGCTGTCGAAGCGGGTCGGCAATTGGCTGTTCGAGGGACGACGACGCACATGtttagtgttgaggatgatCATGCATTCTACATTGTCGATCTCGAGAATCGGACTTGTAGTTGTGCTCAGTTCGACCTGGATGACATTCCGTGTCGTCATGCTTGTGCCGCTATTAG GCGTGCAGGACTGCAAGTCACGGATTTTGTTGGAGGATATTTCAAACAATCCGTGCTGTTGGCCACATATATGGAGCGTATTGTTCCCGTTCCACATCCTACGTATTGGAATGTGCCCGATGAGATATCAGCCTATGTTGTGAAACCCCCGGATATCACGGTCCATGCGGGACGGCCGAAGTTGAGTAGGGCTCGTTCAGCAGTTGAGGGTCCTCCTAATTCGGGTCCTCCTAATTCGGGTACTCCTAATTCTCGACCTCAAGTATGCTCACGTTGCAAGGGTGGAGGTCACAATGCCCGGAGATGCAAAGCGCAAGTGGGACCATTGGACTTGAACGTGCCGGTGGAAGGTGTCGAGCAACCACCCGATGCACGAAGGCGGCGAAAGAAGAAATGCGGCATTTGTAGGAGTGGAACACACACTAGGAATGCATGTCCTCAAAATGTTGGGTCGTGA